In one window of Chryseobacterium viscerum DNA:
- a CDS encoding helix-turn-helix transcriptional regulator yields the protein MNTLRKGEYFGQTNQMVNLEGLTITDTEYTHPYVDWHYHENAYFTFLLQGNMTEGNKKERYDCSAGTLLYHHWEDPHYNIKPEVFTRGFHIELSQSWFDRFDIQKNKVEGSFNIKDPALKLLVYQIFRETKTNDLSFEIAVNQLLLHLFSQLSHQKETVDRNPVWVGQINEILHESFTESLNLTKLSKTLNIHPIHLSRDFHKYFHCNLGEYLRKLKLNKSLELLTLPNSLTDIALECGFSDQSHFIRCFKESIGITPLKYRKLLKNH from the coding sequence ATGAATACACTTCGTAAAGGCGAATACTTTGGACAAACCAATCAAATGGTCAATTTAGAAGGATTGACCATCACTGATACGGAGTATACACATCCTTACGTAGACTGGCATTATCATGAAAATGCTTATTTCACTTTTCTTCTGCAGGGCAATATGACAGAAGGAAACAAAAAAGAAAGGTATGACTGTTCTGCAGGAACGTTATTGTACCATCATTGGGAAGATCCGCATTACAATATTAAACCGGAGGTTTTCACAAGAGGTTTTCACATCGAACTTTCACAAAGCTGGTTTGATCGGTTTGATATTCAGAAAAATAAAGTGGAAGGTAGTTTTAATATAAAAGATCCCGCTTTAAAACTGTTGGTTTATCAGATATTCAGGGAAACCAAAACCAATGATTTGTCTTTTGAAATAGCTGTCAATCAGTTATTATTACATCTTTTCAGTCAATTGAGCCATCAGAAAGAAACAGTTGATAGAAACCCCGTATGGGTAGGTCAGATCAATGAAATTCTGCATGAAAGCTTTACGGAAAGTCTCAATCTTACAAAACTTTCCAAAACATTGAACATTCATCCCATTCATTTAAGCAGGGATTTTCATAAATACTTCCATTGCAATCTGGGCGAATACCTCAGAAAATTAAAACTCAATAAATCTCTTGAACTTCTCACTTTACCCAATTCTTTAACGGATATCGCTTTGGAATGTGGTTTTTCAGACCAGAGCCATTTTATCCGTTGTTTCAAAGAGAGTATAGGAATTACTCCACTTAAATACAGGAAGCTTTTGAAAAATCATTAG
- a CDS encoding LA_2272 family surface repeat-containing protein, protein MKTRILLIAVLLFSSLAYASDRLKADSLKPRLIAASPSKNVRNVNGVLFKYYDEEDHFKPKKVNGLGLGFNFLGVFLPPLMLFNLQLPGNDDYVIVPREKMNKINGLQLSLINMEPTVTNGLEINVSSNINTYAVTNGMAVSPFFNLHHEMKGVSVAPLANIGQKCRGIQIGLYNKCSDFSGIQIGGWNENGKRKLPLINWNFKKQKTNKTL, encoded by the coding sequence ATGAAAACACGAATTTTATTAATAGCAGTTCTTTTATTCAGTAGTCTGGCCTATGCATCAGACCGTTTAAAAGCAGATTCTTTGAAACCGAGACTGATTGCCGCTTCCCCCTCAAAGAATGTCAGAAACGTGAATGGAGTTTTATTTAAATATTATGATGAAGAAGATCATTTTAAACCGAAAAAAGTAAATGGCCTGGGCCTGGGATTCAATTTCCTAGGTGTTTTTCTTCCTCCGTTGATGCTTTTCAACTTACAATTACCTGGTAATGATGATTATGTAATAGTTCCTCGTGAAAAGATGAACAAAATCAATGGACTTCAATTGTCGCTCATCAATATGGAACCTACGGTTACAAATGGTTTGGAAATCAATGTTTCAAGTAATATCAATACTTATGCGGTGACCAACGGTATGGCTGTTTCTCCGTTTTTTAATCTGCACCATGAAATGAAAGGGGTTTCTGTAGCACCACTGGCTAATATTGGCCAGAAATGCAGAGGAATACAAATAGGACTGTACAATAAATGCAGTGATTTCAGTGGAATACAGATTGGCGGATGGAATGAGAACGGAAAGAGAAAACTTCCTTTGATCAACTGGAATTTTAAAAAACAAAAAACCAATAAGACATTATGA
- a CDS encoding helix-turn-helix domain-containing protein: MHQEALLKEIRRKIGEKSLNDEIANILNISYDAAHRRTSMKAKFSFEEALELAKYYQISLDQFLGTENQLIVKRTQPVRTTEDLLNYFENSLKILNVFQNITNSKVFYSAKDIPFFYTISDSILSRFKFYVWMNLLNQDKFLSPFHEFNMEYHSVKNEMLKDLYDKQNVTEIWNDTTIMSALRQISFYYEMGLLKKNDVDLILDDLRKLLEGLEMKTLEKTNFQIYVNDLVILNNSILFKNEQQCSFFVPFSMFGYMMTNDKITCEDSLSYFEHQIKNSRSLNESGNRERKMFFNKMYEQIDRLKQTLS; this comes from the coding sequence ATGCACCAGGAAGCCCTACTGAAGGAGATCCGAAGAAAAATCGGTGAAAAATCTTTAAATGATGAGATCGCCAACATTCTTAATATCAGCTATGATGCAGCTCACAGAAGGACTTCCATGAAAGCCAAGTTCAGTTTTGAGGAAGCACTGGAACTTGCCAAATACTATCAGATTTCATTAGATCAGTTCCTGGGAACAGAAAACCAACTGATTGTTAAAAGAACCCAGCCTGTAAGAACCACCGAAGATCTTTTAAACTATTTTGAAAACTCTTTGAAGATTTTAAATGTTTTTCAGAATATCACCAATTCCAAAGTATTTTATTCAGCAAAAGACATCCCATTTTTTTACACGATTTCAGATTCCATTTTGTCCCGCTTCAAATTTTATGTCTGGATGAATTTACTGAACCAGGATAAATTTTTAAGTCCTTTTCATGAGTTTAATATGGAATATCATTCTGTAAAAAATGAAATGCTGAAAGATCTTTATGATAAACAAAATGTAACTGAAATCTGGAATGACACCACTATTATGAGCGCTTTAAGACAAATCTCATTCTATTATGAGATGGGATTGTTAAAGAAAAATGATGTAGATCTTATTCTGGATGACCTGAGAAAACTATTGGAAGGGCTTGAAATGAAAACACTGGAGAAAACTAATTTTCAGATCTATGTGAATGATTTAGTAATTTTAAACAACAGTATTTTATTCAAAAATGAGCAGCAATGTTCTTTTTTTGTTCCTTTCAGCATGTTTGGATATATGATGACCAATGATAAAATCACCTGTGAAGATTCTCTGAGCTATTTTGAGCATCAGATCAAGAACTCCAGATCGCTGAACGAATCCGGAAACCGGGAAAGGAAAATGTTCTTTAATAAAATGTATGAACAGATTGACCGATTAAAACAAACCCTATCATGA